Part of the Leclercia sp. AS011 genome is shown below.
CACATTCCGGGCGTGCTGAACGCCGATGAGGTGGCGCAGTTCCGCGCCCAGCTGGATCAGGCCCCGTGGATCGACGGCCGTGCCACCGTGGGTAACCAGGGCGCGCAGGTGAAAAACAACCAGCAGGTCGACACTCAAAGCCCGCTGTACGCCTCCCTGCAGGCGGCAGTGTTGCAGGCGGTGAATCAGCACGCGCTGTTTTTTGCCGCCGCCCTGCCGCGCCAGATCTCCAGCCCGCTGTTTAACCGCTATCAGCAGCAGGAGACCTACGGCTTTCACGTTGACGGGGCGGTGCGCAGTCACCCGCAGAGCGGCTGGATGCGGACCGATCTCTCCGCCACCCTCTTCTTAAGCGATCCCGACAGCTACGAGGGCGGCGAGCTGGTCGTGAACGACACCTACGGCCAGCACAGCGTCAAGCTCCCGGCGGGGGATCTGGTGCTCTACCCTTCCAGCAGCCTGCACTGCGTGACGCCGGTGACCGCAGGGGTGCGGGTCGCCTCCTTTATGTGGATCCAGTCGATGATCCGCGATGATAAAAAGCGCGGGATGCTGTTCGAGCTGGACCGCAATATCCAGGCCCTGCGCGCCCGTTCTGGTGAGAGCGATGAAGTGCTCTCCCTGCTCAACCTCTACCATAACCTGCTGCGTGAATGGTCTGAAATCTAGCCCTGCGCCTTGATTGTGCGTTTTTTGACCCCATAGTTACTGTACAGCGCAATATCCTGTCAGGAGGGGTCTATGGCTTCCGGTTGGGCGAATGATGACGCCGTTAATGAACAGATCAACAGTACCATTGAAGATGCGGTGGCGCGGGCGCGGGGCGAGATCCCGCAGGGCGAAAGCCTGAAAAACTGCGAAGAGTGCGGGGAGCCGATCCCCGAGGCGCGGCGCAAAGCGGTGCCCGGCGTGCGGCTGTGCATCGCCTGCCAGCAGGAGAAAGATTCACATAATGCATCCCATGCAGGATATAATCGCAGGGGATCTAAAGACAGCCAGTTGCGATGACTGGCCTGACGGCCACCTCACCGCGCAAGCGGTTACGTCTTTGCGCACGATTTTTCGCCACAGGTTTGGCAAAACGTGCCCTCACTCTTCCCTCTGTAAAGCGCAACGGCAAGAAAGGTAAATTCATTCACTGAATTTATTAATATTCAATAACTTATTTGTCATTCAAATTTTTCGAATGACGACGTCAATTCTCTTCGATTTTATCTCTCGCAAAAAAGCGTGATACTTATCACATCGACGGAACAACGTCCCCTTAACAGAATAACCTGCGAGATACGAACCATGAAAACCATCAAATATGCTGTTGCCGCTGTTGCCCTGACTACCCTCTCCTTCGGTGCTATCGCTGCGGAATCTGTGACCGCTGCGCAGGCAAACAGCATGAACAAAATCGGTGTGGTGAGTGCAGAAGGCGCAACCACGCTGGACGGTCTGGAAGCTCGCCTGGCGGCGAAAGCTGAAGCGGCTGGCGCGACCGGTTATACCATTACCTCCGCTAACACCAACAACAAACTGAGCGGCACCGCGGTTATCTACAAATAACCTGACCCTTATCTCTGCTCTGCTCGCCAGTTCGCTGGCGAGATGCTCCAACCCTCATTGACCCTGTTGTTATTTGTTTGGCCCGTCCATCGCTGGACGGGCTTTTTTTATCTAAAAACTCTGGTTAACCCGCGCCAGCCCGGCCTCGACCGTCTCGACCTGTCCGGTCGCCAGCAGGCAGCAGGCCATCTGTAGCTTCAGAGAGTGCGGCACAGCTTCGCGCCCGGCCAGGCAGCTCTCGATCCAGCGGGCGGTGGTTTCCGGATCTTTGGCCTGCGGCAGGGAGACGTCGCTGTTCTCTTCCCCGCGCTCCAGTATCACCCGGGTGCCCGCCGTGGGATCGATCAGGGTTTGCTGCGGACAGCGCTGCGGGTTGGCGTAGACCTCCCCTTCGGTGCCGTGCATCAACAGTCCCCGGCCACCGATATCGGCAAAGAACGTCGCCACGCGGGCTACGTATTCCGGATGCGAGACGCTGGAGAGCCGCAGGGCCGCATCTTCTTCAAAGGGCGTCGCCAGCTTGGCCAGAGTGTGGGCGCTGTTACGCACCCCCATGCGCCAGCGCATCGCCAGCTGTTTTTCCAGCGGCGGACACAGGGTGCTGATGGGAATATAGACCGGATGATGGCCGTCGAGCTTCGCCTGGGCCTGGCCGCCATGGCGGGTCGGCTCAATGCCCAGCAGGGTGAAAATGGTTTCCGTCAGCACGCGGGTGGGATCTTCGCTCACGCCATGCACCACCACCGGGAACCCCAGCTTTTGCAGCAGAATAGCCAGCAGCGGCGTGAGGTTGGCCTGCTTGCGCGCGCCGTTATAGCTTGGGATCACCACCGGCATCGGCTTCGCCACCGGCGGCGTCAGGCGCAGGGTTTGCGCCTGCATCGCCTCATAGAAGCCGCGCATTTCGGCTTCGCCTTCGCCCTTGATGCGCAGGGCAATCAGAATGCCGCCCAGCTCCAGCTCCGGCACATCACCGTTCAGCATCGCGGTATAGAGCGCCCGGGCGGTCTCCTGATCCAGGTCGCGGGCGTGGTTTTTCCCCCGTCCGACCTCTTTGATAATTTTGCGATAATCCACGTTCAATCTCCTTGTGACACCTTGTTAACACTATAGCCTTGATAAGGTGCCATCGGACAGACATTTCTCTTATCGCCGCCGGGCGAAAACAACGCTATCTATCTGTAATACCAGTAAAAATATAAATTCAACTGCTAATGAGATTACTATTAGTCCGGTCAATAGTTATCCGCCATCAATTAATTTCGTAAATTACCTCCCGATAAAAAGTCGCCCCGCTTTTATCAAAAAGTTAATCACAACGGATGTTATTACCACCGGAATTCACTCAGGAATTATTATGCGTAAAATCGTCTCCGGCACCTTTATTGCCACTGCGTTATGTTGTTCTGTTTCTGCCTGGGCTGCGAACAGCGGCGAGGGGCAAGTTAATTTCACCGGCGAAATCATCGACTCCGCCTGCCAGGTGGTGAATGGCGTCAGCAGCCCGCTGGATGTCTCTCTCGGCAAAGTCTCGCAGACGGCCTTCACCGGTTCAGGCTCCACCACCTCCACCACCCGTTTTGATATCCAGCTGAAAGATTGCCCGGAAACCATCACCAGCGCGGCGATCACCTTTGGTGGCTCCGCTGACGGCACCAATACCAACGTGCTGGCCGTTACGCCGGGTACCGGCGCGGCGACCGGCGTCGGTATTCAGCTGCTGGATAAGACCGAAAACCCGCTGAGCCTGTATAGCGCCTCCACCAGCTATACCTTGCAGTCCGGCACCACCACCAACGATCTGGTATTTGGCGCGCGCTACATCCAGACCGGCAGCACTATCACCGCCGGTCCGGCTAATGCGGTCTCCACCTTTACCGTGATGTACAACTAATCCTGCGACGTCTGGCCCGCCGGGGCCAGGCGTCGCCTGCTTTATTCAGAGTCCCGCCATGCGTAAATCTGTTTTCATCGCTTTCCTGTTCGTTATGACCACCGCCGCGCACGCCGGGGTGATTATCGAGGGGACCCGTTTAATTTATCAGGGAGATAAAAAAGAAGCGTCGTTAGGGATTTCCAACCCGGACCGTCTCGATTACCTGGTGCAGTCCTGGGTAGAGAGCGCCGACAATGCGCGGGATAAGGCACCGTTTCTTATCACCCCACCGCTGTTTCGCCTCGACGGCAAACAGGACAACATCCTGCGCGTGGTGCGCACCGGGGGCAATCTGCCGTCCGATCGTGAGTCGCTCTACTGGCTGAATATCAAATCCATTCCCTCCACCTCCCGGGAAGAGAGCAGCAACACCCTGCAAATTGCCATTAAAACGCGGATCAAACTGATCTACCGCCCGAGCGGGCTGCGCGGCAAGCCGGACGAGGTCGCAGATAAATTACGCTGGCATAAACAGGGCAATAGCCTGGTGGTAAGCAACCCGACGCCGTTTTATATGAACTTCCAGGCCATCAGCGTCGGCGGCAAAAAAGTCGATAATGTCACCTGGGTGGCCCCCGACAGCGACGCGCACTTTGCCGTGCCGGGGGGCATCACCGGGAGCCGGGTCTCCTGGAAAATCATCAACGACTATGGCGCGGTGAGCCACGCCTGGTCTGCGCCGCTGCAATAACCCCCACGCCATGCCCTGGGACTACTCCACCAAAGCGCCCCGCCGCCCCGCGCGCGCCCTGCTGATTGCGCTGGGCTGCGCGCTGCTGGGCGTGGGCGTGCAGCAGGTGCTGGCGGAGGATTATTTCAACCCGGCGCTGCTGGATATCGACACCCCCGGCCAGGGCAAAACCGACCTCTCCCTGTATGAGAAAGGCCCGGGCATTGCGCCGGGGAGTTATCAGGTGGATGTGTATGTGAATAACAACAAGGTCGCCAACAAAAAGATCGCCTTTGACCTGCACCAGACGGCCAACGGCCCGGCCACCCTGCAACCCTGCCTCTCGGTGGAAACCCTCAAGAGCCTGGGTATCCAGAGCGATAAATTCAGCGTCACAAAGGATGACGCCTGTGTCGATCTCTCTGGGTTACCTGCCGCCAGCGCCACCTTCCGTCCCGGCCAGCAGCAGCTGCTGTTGAGCATCCCCCAGGCGGCCATCACCCCGGTGCCCCAGGGGTACGTGGCACCGGAAGAGATGGACAACGGGATCAACGCCTTCCTGCTGAACTACAGCTACTCTGCCGGGGATAGCCGCAGCCGGGGGGATGACGGAGGCCACCAGCGCAATGAGTACCTGAACCTGCGCCCGGGGCTGAACCTCGGGGCCTGGCGTCTGCGCAACTACTCCACCTGGAGCCAGACCCGGGACGATCGCACCACCCAGCACCAGTTTTCTTCGGTCTACAGCTATGCCCAGCGCAATATCCTGTCGCTCGGCAGCGTCGTCACCCTCGGGCAGAGCTCCACCCCCTCAGACGTGTTTGACAGCCTGTCGTTCACCGGGGCGCAGATCGCCTCGGACGATGACATGCTGCCCGACAGCCTGAAGGGCTTCGCCCCGCGCATTCGCGGCGTGGCGCACAGCAACGCCCAGGTGGTGGTCCGCCAGAACGGCTACGTGATCTATCAGAACTATGTCGCCCCCGGCGCGTTCGAGATCAACGATCTCTACCCCACCGGCGGCAGCGGCGATCTGAACGTCACCGTCAAAGAGACCGACGGCAGCGAGCAGCACTTCGTGGTGCCTTACGCCTCGGTGCCGGTATTGCAGCGTGAAGGCCGGTTCAAATACAGCCTGACCGGCGGGCGCTACCGCAGCTATGACCACAGCGTGGAGAAGACCCCGTTCCTGCAGGGCACCGGGATCTACGGCCTGCCGTACGATATCACCGCCTACGGCGGGATGCAGACCAGCCAGTATTACGATGCGCTGGCGCTCGGCACCGGAAAAAACATCGGTGACTGGGGGGCGTTTTCGGTGGACATGACCGAGGCAAAATCGCAAATGCAGGGGCAAAAAACCACCCGGGGCCGCGCCTGGCGGGTGCGCTACAGCAAAGATTTCGCCACCACCGGCACCCACTTTACGGTGGCCGGGTATCGCTACAACAGCGCCGGGTTTGCCACCATGGCCGATGTGTTTGACTCCCACACCCACGACGAAGACTGGACGCCCGCCGACCGGCGACGCACCCGCCAGGAGGCGACCGTCGATCAATCCCTGGGCGGCTCCCTGGGCTCGATGACCTTAAGCCTGGTAAAAGAGAATTACTGGCACAGCGACCAGAGCATGACCTCCCTGAGCGTCGGCTATAACGGCAGCTGGCACGGCATCAGCTACGGTATCAACTATGGTCTGAGCAAAAATGTGCAGGATGAGGACGACGATGACCAGCGGGATAACGAGCAGACCTTCGGCTTTAACGTCTCCGTTCCGCTGGATCGCTGGATGAGCAACACCTGGGTCAACTACACCTTCAACAACAGCAAGCATGACACCAGCCAGAGCGTTGGCCTTAACGGCACCGCGCTGGCGGGCAATAACCTCAGCTGGGGGGTGCAGCAGGGCCACAGCCAGGCTTCCGGCTACAGCACTAACCTGAACAGCGATTACAAAGCCACCTACGGCGAGATGACGGCAGGCTATTCCCAGGACAACCAGCAGCGCCAGCTTAACCTCGGCGTGCAGGGGAGCATGATTGTTCACGCCCACGGCGTCACCCTCGGTCAGCCGATGGGGGATACCGTCGCGCTGGTGGAAGCTCCCGGGGCCAGCGGCACCGGGATCGACAACCAGACCGGGGTCAAAACCGATTTTCGCGGCTATGCCATCGTGCCTTACGTCACCCCGTACCATCACAACACCGTGGCGCTGGATACCGAGAGCCTGCCCGCCGGGGCCGACGTCGGCCAGGCGGCTAAAGTCATCACCCCCACCCGGGGGGCGATTGTGCGTACCCGCTTTGATACCCGCGTCGGCAGCCGGGTGCTGCTGACCCTTACCCGGGCCGACGGTCGTCCGGTGCCCTTTGGTGCCACGGCGGCTCCGGCCAACGACAGCGGCGAATTTATCGTTGGCGACGGCGGCCAGGTCTACCTGACCGGGATGCCCCCCCGCGGGCGCATCAACGTCAGCTGGGGCAAAGGCGCAGACGCGCACTGCTCCGCCCACTATCAACTGCCGTCCCGCTCCGCTGACCCGGTGATTAGCGTCACCGCCCAGTGCGCCTGATGGCGTCGAGGAAAAGATGAAACCCTTCCGTTACGGCTGTGTCCTGGCCCTGTTTGCCGCCCTGTTTCTGTTTATGCCCCGGGCGAAAGCGGCCTGTTCTACCGCGGATCTGCCCTGGACCGCCACCCCGGGTACGCTGACGGTGCCCGCTACGCTTGGGGTCGGCAATGCTATCCCGGGCTCCGCCCGCTCGCACAGGGTAACAGGCCACTGTGATGCCGCCGACGGCGGCAAGCCGATCACCGCCTGCCATCTGGGCGCAGGGGAAGAGATTCCGGGGATGCCGGGGGTGTACCGCAGCGGTATCGAGGGCGTGGGCATTGCGCTGCTGAACAGCGCTGGCCAGCCGGTGCGGGGCCGCGCCGCCCACTGTGACAGCCGCAGCACGCCGCTGGGGTACGTCAGCAGTGACGGCTCCGGCAGCTTCAACCTGTCGCTGACGATGGAGCTGATCAAAACCGCAAATACCACCGGAGAGCAGACGTCAACCTCAGTGCACAACGGCATCTGGTCGCTGGGGATCTACCCGGATGAACAGCTCGGCCAGCTGAACGCCGTGCGCTACGGCGGCCGTCTGGCGCTGAAGGCCACCACCTGCTCGGTGGATCCGCAAAGTCTGGTCGTTACCCTGGGGGATTTCCCGGTAAGCCTCTTCACCCATGTCGGCAGCGCCAGCGACTGGAAAACCTTCAACCTGACCGCAACCTGCACCGACTCGGTGATCATGACCGCGCGGATCACCAGCGCGAATGGGGCCACCTCCATTAGCGACGGTAACGATGTGCTGAATCTCACCCCGGGCAGCGACAGCGCCACCGGCGTGGGCGTGAGAATGAAGATCGGCGGGGTGGCGTTGCGCTACGACTACCCGATCCCCTTTGGCGACCAGACGGTGCCCAACCAGCCGTTCGACCTGCCCTTCGAGGTGCAGTATTACCAGACGGGCGCTCAGGCCACCGCCGGGCGAGCCAACACCATCGCCACTATCGACATTGAGTACCAGTGAGAGCCCGATGAAATATACAGCCCTGATCCTGCTGCTGGCCAGCCTGCCCGCCGCAGCCACCGACGTGATCCTCAGCATTAAAGGCAATATTTACGACACCGCCTGCCAGGTGGACAGCACCAGCCAGAATAAGGTGGTCGATCTCGGCCAGGCGGTAGCCAGTGACTTTAAGGCCGTGGGGGATACGGGCGTGTGGAAGAATTTCGATATTACGATCTCGAACTGCCCGCAGAGCCTGACCCTGGCGACCATCAACCTGGAGGGGCAGCGCGACACGCTTCACCCGTTCAAGTTCGCCAACACCGGCACGGCTAAAGGGCTGGCGCTGGAGCTGGCCGACCGCACCGACGCCATTATTCTGGCACCCGAATCACGCTTTAACGCGGTGATCGACCCGGTCACCCACACCGCCGATTTCCCGATGGCGGCGCGCTATTACGCCTCGCACACCCCGGTGAGCGCCGGTGAGTTTTCAAGCCAGGTGCAGTTTACCTTCACTTACCAGTAGGACCGCGCCTCTTAGCATGGATGCTTTTTTTACGCCCGGCGGCAGGTTTAGCCGGGCGTTTTTTTACCTCGGGCACTTCGGGCTGCTCGATGGGAAACACCGGCAGGGCGTTCAGCAGACGCTTGCCGTAGTTTTTGGTCAGCAGGCGTTTATCATAGATCACCACCTCGCCCCAGCAGCTGTGGCTACGGATCAGACGCCCCACCTGCTGGATCAGGTTGAAAGACGCCGCCGGCAGGCTCTGCACCTCAAACGGGAAGCGGTTGAGGCTTTTCAACCACTCACCCTCGGTGAGCACCACCGGGCTGTCGATAGGTGGGAAGGCAATCTTGTGGATGTGCACCTGGGTCAGGTAATCGCCCTTCAGATCCAGCCCTTCGGCGAAGGACTGGAGCCCCACCAGCACGCTGCGCTCGCCGCTGTCGATACGTTTGCGGTGCAGCTCCACCAGCCGGTAGCGGGGCTGATCTCCCTGCACCAGCAGGAGCAGGCGCAGATCGGTGACGAAGGTTAAAAACAGATTCATCGCCCGGGCGCTGGCGAACAGCACCAGCATGCCGGGGTACTTTTTGCTTTCAAGCTGTTCGCGGAAGTAGGCCGCCATCTCGGCCAGATGATTCTCTTCGTTATCGATCAGCGGCTCATGCTGCATACGCGGGATCACCAGCTTGCCCTGATCGCAGTGGTTGAACGGCGAGTCGAGGGCCACAAAGCGATCCCCCGCTTTTTCCTTCAGGCCGCTCATCTCCTGCAAGCGGGAGAAGCTGTTGAGCGAGCGCAGGGTGGCGGAGGTGACCACCACATGGGGGACGCTGCGCCAGAGCAGCTTTTCCAGCTGGTCGCTGACGCGAATGCCCGCGCAGTGGAAGAAGAGATGCACCTGCCCCTCCCTCACCTCTCGCGTCGCCCACTTAGTGACCGGCGCGCCGGAGGCCTGGGCCATCGATGCCAGCCGCCACAGCTTGCTCTGCCCTTCGAACATGCCCAGGGCGCGGTTCATCTGCAGCAGCACCCGGTGGACGCGCGCCACGTCGTGGGTGCCGGTTTTTTCACTGAGATCGTTTAAAAACAGCTCCGCCAGCCCGCGCAGCTTTTCGATCAGCTGGGCCAGCTCGCGGCAAAGGGACATGATCTCATCCGGCAGCTCGCCCATCTCAAAGCGGTGCTCGGCCTCCTGGCCTGGCGGAAGGTAGAGATTGAGGATGTTGTTCAGCGAGGCGATATGGCTATAAATCGTTTCGCAGTGCTCGCTGAGGCGCTCCGGCACCGCCAGCGGCGGGATAGTTTTCGGGCGGAACTGATCCATGCAGGTGGCGACCAGCTTGCAGAACAGATCGAGCTGCAAACGGAACCAGGGGGCGGTGATCTCGGCGCTCATCTCCAGCGCGTCCCGGGCGACGTCCGGCAGGTGATGGCCTTCATCCAGCACCAGCAGCAGGTGTTTCGGATCCGGCAGGACCGATTCGCTCTCCATCGCCGCCATCACCAGCGCGTGGTTGGCGACCACCACCTCGGCCTCCTGAATCTCACGGCGGGCAACGAAGAACGGGCATTCCCGGTAGTAGTGGCAGTTGCGGTTCAGGCAGCTGGCTTTGTCGGTGCTGAGCCTGCGCCACAGGTCGTCGCTGATGGCCTGATCGGTGTGATCCCGCAGGCCGTCCCACTTGTAACCGTCGAGATCGGTCTTCAGCCTGGCGCACTGCTCCTGCTCGGCTTTGTTGTTGGGGGTCAGCTCGTCATCGAGAAACGCCAGCAGATCCTGCTGGGTCGGTTCGCTGCTGGCGAGGGCCGCCAGATTGCGCGGGCAGACATAGCGCCCGCGCCCGAAGGCGGCGGTAAAGCGCAGCTCGGGGATAATCTTACGCAGCAGGGGCAGGTCTTTGCTGTAGATCTGATCCTGCAGGGCCACGTTGGCGGTACTGACCACCAGCGTCTTTTGTTCTTCCCGGGCGATAGCGATGCCGGGGATCAGGTAGGAGAGGGTTTTACCGACCCCGGTCGGGGCTTCAATCGCCAGA
Proteins encoded:
- the ybiX gene encoding PKHD-type hydroxylase YbiX, whose amino-acid sequence is MMYHIPGVLNADEVAQFRAQLDQAPWIDGRATVGNQGAQVKNNQQVDTQSPLYASLQAAVLQAVNQHALFFAAALPRQISSPLFNRYQQQETYGFHVDGAVRSHPQSGWMRTDLSATLFLSDPDSYEGGELVVNDTYGQHSVKLPAGDLVLYPSSSLHCVTPVTAGVRVASFMWIQSMIRDDKKRGMLFELDRNIQALRARSGESDEVLSLLNLYHNLLREWSEI
- a CDS encoding DksA/TraR family C4-type zinc finger protein: MASGWANDDAVNEQINSTIEDAVARARGEIPQGESLKNCEECGEPIPEARRKAVPGVRLCIACQQEKDSHNASHAGYNRRGSKDSQLR
- the ybiJ gene encoding DUF1471 family protein YbiJ; this translates as MKTIKYAVAAVALTTLSFGAIAAESVTAAQANSMNKIGVVSAEGATTLDGLEARLAAKAEAAGATGYTITSANTNNKLSGTAVIYK
- the ybiB gene encoding DNA-binding protein YbiB → MDYRKIIKEVGRGKNHARDLDQETARALYTAMLNGDVPELELGGILIALRIKGEGEAEMRGFYEAMQAQTLRLTPPVAKPMPVVIPSYNGARKQANLTPLLAILLQKLGFPVVVHGVSEDPTRVLTETIFTLLGIEPTRHGGQAQAKLDGHHPVYIPISTLCPPLEKQLAMRWRMGVRNSAHTLAKLATPFEEDAALRLSSVSHPEYVARVATFFADIGGRGLLMHGTEGEVYANPQRCPQQTLIDPTAGTRVILERGEENSDVSLPQAKDPETTARWIESCLAGREAVPHSLKLQMACCLLATGQVETVEAGLARVNQSF
- a CDS encoding fimbrial protein, yielding MRKIVSGTFIATALCCSVSAWAANSGEGQVNFTGEIIDSACQVVNGVSSPLDVSLGKVSQTAFTGSGSTTSTTRFDIQLKDCPETITSAAITFGGSADGTNTNVLAVTPGTGAATGVGIQLLDKTENPLSLYSASTSYTLQSGTTTNDLVFGARYIQTGSTITAGPANAVSTFTVMYN
- a CDS encoding fimbrial biogenesis chaperone; translated protein: MRKSVFIAFLFVMTTAAHAGVIIEGTRLIYQGDKKEASLGISNPDRLDYLVQSWVESADNARDKAPFLITPPLFRLDGKQDNILRVVRTGGNLPSDRESLYWLNIKSIPSTSREESSNTLQIAIKTRIKLIYRPSGLRGKPDEVADKLRWHKQGNSLVVSNPTPFYMNFQAISVGGKKVDNVTWVAPDSDAHFAVPGGITGSRVSWKIINDYGAVSHAWSAPLQ
- a CDS encoding fimbria/pilus outer membrane usher protein — protein: MPWDYSTKAPRRPARALLIALGCALLGVGVQQVLAEDYFNPALLDIDTPGQGKTDLSLYEKGPGIAPGSYQVDVYVNNNKVANKKIAFDLHQTANGPATLQPCLSVETLKSLGIQSDKFSVTKDDACVDLSGLPAASATFRPGQQQLLLSIPQAAITPVPQGYVAPEEMDNGINAFLLNYSYSAGDSRSRGDDGGHQRNEYLNLRPGLNLGAWRLRNYSTWSQTRDDRTTQHQFSSVYSYAQRNILSLGSVVTLGQSSTPSDVFDSLSFTGAQIASDDDMLPDSLKGFAPRIRGVAHSNAQVVVRQNGYVIYQNYVAPGAFEINDLYPTGGSGDLNVTVKETDGSEQHFVVPYASVPVLQREGRFKYSLTGGRYRSYDHSVEKTPFLQGTGIYGLPYDITAYGGMQTSQYYDALALGTGKNIGDWGAFSVDMTEAKSQMQGQKTTRGRAWRVRYSKDFATTGTHFTVAGYRYNSAGFATMADVFDSHTHDEDWTPADRRRTRQEATVDQSLGGSLGSMTLSLVKENYWHSDQSMTSLSVGYNGSWHGISYGINYGLSKNVQDEDDDDQRDNEQTFGFNVSVPLDRWMSNTWVNYTFNNSKHDTSQSVGLNGTALAGNNLSWGVQQGHSQASGYSTNLNSDYKATYGEMTAGYSQDNQQRQLNLGVQGSMIVHAHGVTLGQPMGDTVALVEAPGASGTGIDNQTGVKTDFRGYAIVPYVTPYHHNTVALDTESLPAGADVGQAAKVITPTRGAIVRTRFDTRVGSRVLLTLTRADGRPVPFGATAAPANDSGEFIVGDGGQVYLTGMPPRGRINVSWGKGADAHCSAHYQLPSRSADPVISVTAQCA
- a CDS encoding fimbrial protein, which encodes MKPFRYGCVLALFAALFLFMPRAKAACSTADLPWTATPGTLTVPATLGVGNAIPGSARSHRVTGHCDAADGGKPITACHLGAGEEIPGMPGVYRSGIEGVGIALLNSAGQPVRGRAAHCDSRSTPLGYVSSDGSGSFNLSLTMELIKTANTTGEQTSTSVHNGIWSLGIYPDEQLGQLNAVRYGGRLALKATTCSVDPQSLVVTLGDFPVSLFTHVGSASDWKTFNLTATCTDSVIMTARITSANGATSISDGNDVLNLTPGSDSATGVGVRMKIGGVALRYDYPIPFGDQTVPNQPFDLPFEVQYYQTGAQATAGRANTIATIDIEYQ
- a CDS encoding fimbrial protein; the protein is MKYTALILLLASLPAAATDVILSIKGNIYDTACQVDSTSQNKVVDLGQAVASDFKAVGDTGVWKNFDITISNCPQSLTLATINLEGQRDTLHPFKFANTGTAKGLALELADRTDAIILAPESRFNAVIDPVTHTADFPMAARYYASHTPVSAGEFSSQVQFTFTYQ
- the dinG gene encoding ATP-dependent DNA helicase DinG, which encodes MALTAALKAQIAAWYKALQQQIPDFIPRAPQRQMIADVAKTLAGDDGRHLAIEAPTGVGKTLSYLIPGIAIAREEQKTLVVSTANVALQDQIYSKDLPLLRKIIPELRFTAAFGRGRYVCPRNLAALASSEPTQQDLLAFLDDELTPNNKAEQEQCARLKTDLDGYKWDGLRDHTDQAISDDLWRRLSTDKASCLNRNCHYYRECPFFVARREIQEAEVVVANHALVMAAMESESVLPDPKHLLLVLDEGHHLPDVARDALEMSAEITAPWFRLQLDLFCKLVATCMDQFRPKTIPPLAVPERLSEHCETIYSHIASLNNILNLYLPPGQEAEHRFEMGELPDEIMSLCRELAQLIEKLRGLAELFLNDLSEKTGTHDVARVHRVLLQMNRALGMFEGQSKLWRLASMAQASGAPVTKWATREVREGQVHLFFHCAGIRVSDQLEKLLWRSVPHVVVTSATLRSLNSFSRLQEMSGLKEKAGDRFVALDSPFNHCDQGKLVIPRMQHEPLIDNEENHLAEMAAYFREQLESKKYPGMLVLFASARAMNLFLTFVTDLRLLLLVQGDQPRYRLVELHRKRIDSGERSVLVGLQSFAEGLDLKGDYLTQVHIHKIAFPPIDSPVVLTEGEWLKSLNRFPFEVQSLPAASFNLIQQVGRLIRSHSCWGEVVIYDKRLLTKNYGKRLLNALPVFPIEQPEVPEVKKRPAKPAAGRKKSIHAKRRGPTGK